The following are from one region of the Takifugu rubripes chromosome 12, fTakRub1.2, whole genome shotgun sequence genome:
- the rbm43 gene encoding RNA-binding protein 43 has translation MDQKGCLVEVLGVPDLLPDDVTIDKLLIYFLRKKNGGGEVLKVLYPCYQPGQAFVTFEQPEVAAEVVRRSSHVLELDDQRYHLTVRAADHAQVDFPVEATLQLNALLDKIKVHDFLRSQGFVTKDLTRDQVHVKGSFLKLKSVKASLETLLKAPATVGAIPSPSTVPKVSSGDISRHHTDVAAAKRGPLDSKHERASPSAPTISSSLLRGSSLVDSPGTGNQPGSVRTGEVYFAVADDLYDYANCLRKKDVDTILVSHNVKLRVKPVDDAFVLIILSGNGANAGMNKLKTLLANLFKSLVTMEVPLKDLTPEGMRLVAKNVDKSVLMRKRNGRLHLIGPSRECYVLKQKLLGRTADLSQQRGRITERKPTRRSLSLPPTSRKTDGAGAEGYAPSKYQDDAGRSRGRALVP, from the exons ATGGACCAGAAGGGGTGCCTGGTCGAGGTTTTGGGGGTTCCTGACCTTTTACCAGACGATGTCACAATTGACAAactgctcatttattttctgaggaaaaagaacggaggaggggaggttctgaaggttctgtacCCCTGTTACCAGCCCGGACAGGCTTTTGTAACGTTTGAGCAGCCGGAAG TTGCTGCTGAGGTTGTGAGGAGGAGTTCTCATGTGTTGGAGCTGGACGATCAACGGTATCACCTGACGGTGAGAGCAGCTGATCACGCTCAG GTGGATTTCCCGGTGGAGGCCACCCTTCAGCTGAACGCTTTGCTGGACAAGATAAAAGTGCATGACTTCCTCAGGTCGCAGGGCTTTGTGACGAAGGATCTGACCAGGGATCAGGTGCATGTCAAAGGATCCTTTTTGAAGCTTAAATCTGTGAAGGCCTCGTTGGAGACGCTGCTGAAAGCTCCAGCCACAGTGGGCGCGATCCCATCGCCTTCAACTGTCCCAAAGGTGTCCTCAGGAGACATTTCCAGACATCACACAGACGTAGCAGCTGCTAAACGAGGACCGTTGGATTCAAAACACGAACGTGCGTCTCCATCTGCAcccaccatctcctcctctttgctgcgtggctcctctctggtggactcTCCTGGGACAGGAAACCAGCCTGGCTCAGTCAGGACAGGGGAAGTCTATTTTGCTGTCGCAGATGATTTGTATGACTACGCCAACTGTCTTCGGAAGAAAGACGTGGACACCATCCTGGTCAGCCACAATGTTAAATTAAGAGTGAAACCTGTCGATGACGCTTTTGTCCTCATCATTCTGTCGGGGAATGGTGCAAATGCCGGCATGAACAAACTAAAGACGCTCCTGGCAAACCTTTTTAAATCTCTGGTGACAATGGAAGTCCCTCTGAAGGATCTGACTCCTGAAGGGATGCGTCTGGTTGCCAAAAACGTTGACAAATCAGTGCTCATGCGGAAGAGGAACGGCCGCCTTCACCTGATTGGACCATCAAGGGAATGCTACGTCCtcaagcagaagctgctggggAGGACGGCGGACCTGTCTCAACAAAGAGGGAGAATAACCGAGAGAAAACCCACGAGGAGAAGCCTGTCGCTGCCACCGACCAGTCGCAAGACAGAtggtgctggagctgaaggttACGCTCCTTCAAAGTACCAGGATGATGCCGGGAGGAGTCGGGGAAGAGCACTGGTACCATGA